One part of the Oceanispirochaeta sp. M1 genome encodes these proteins:
- a CDS encoding sugar ABC transporter substrate-binding protein has product MKKEYKYLTLILIALLLSVSFISASGTQEEQSGETVLQYWSWDPEAKESNEALILEFEAANPGITVELTTLEPKEYWTKIRIMANQKKLPDVFNLSSGYLEEWASNDLLLNLDSYIENDLDQSKYYMSLFDAGKDTAGKGSYFAAPYALVTTNLFYNMDAFDEAGIAYPDKNWTWDDFRNAAIALTKDKNNDGVIDQWGYWFYGRYAHVESWVYSNNGHLLDRKNMSFDPDAQAMEALRFLTDLVLVDKAAPPKKEMSAFRQQDVFPQAAAAMFVDGSWNIANNRTVAGDNFRWGIAEIPVGPSGDGTITYGWPDYVALSPTGENSDAAWKFAKFVSGEGLSLDMYLAGKIPSYRSLTESEEFLEKDMQPYNKEVLIDQAGETMRTSFTLGWGEWRGYGAAETLGFNGVIDGIIDGEFSFEDGMEKADKNINTVLDRLYR; this is encoded by the coding sequence ATGAAAAAGGAATACAAATACCTAACATTGATATTGATAGCTTTACTGCTTTCTGTATCTTTCATCAGTGCGAGCGGAACTCAGGAAGAACAGTCAGGAGAGACTGTACTTCAGTACTGGTCGTGGGATCCTGAAGCCAAGGAGAGCAATGAAGCACTGATTTTAGAATTCGAAGCGGCCAATCCCGGAATAACAGTGGAATTGACTACACTGGAACCAAAAGAATACTGGACAAAAATCAGGATTATGGCTAATCAGAAGAAGCTTCCAGATGTATTCAATCTAAGTTCCGGTTATCTGGAGGAGTGGGCTTCTAACGATTTGCTCCTGAATCTTGACAGTTACATTGAAAATGACCTGGACCAGAGTAAGTACTATATGTCTCTTTTTGATGCGGGAAAGGATACTGCCGGTAAGGGCTCCTACTTTGCAGCCCCCTATGCTCTGGTAACCACAAACCTTTTTTATAATATGGATGCATTTGACGAAGCCGGCATCGCATATCCCGATAAAAACTGGACATGGGATGATTTTAGAAACGCTGCCATTGCCCTTACAAAAGATAAAAACAATGATGGCGTCATTGATCAGTGGGGCTACTGGTTCTATGGCCGTTATGCTCATGTTGAGTCCTGGGTTTATTCTAATAACGGACACTTGCTTGACCGTAAAAACATGAGCTTTGATCCGGATGCACAGGCTATGGAAGCCCTCCGTTTCTTAACAGATCTTGTACTTGTCGATAAAGCAGCTCCCCCTAAAAAGGAAATGAGTGCTTTTCGTCAGCAGGACGTATTTCCTCAGGCTGCTGCAGCTATGTTTGTAGATGGTTCCTGGAATATTGCCAACAACAGAACAGTTGCCGGGGATAACTTCCGCTGGGGAATTGCCGAAATTCCTGTAGGACCTTCCGGTGATGGAACCATAACTTATGGATGGCCCGACTATGTTGCTCTGTCTCCTACTGGAGAAAACAGTGACGCAGCCTGGAAGTTTGCAAAATTTGTCAGTGGAGAAGGACTCTCTCTGGATATGTATCTGGCTGGTAAAATCCCCTCTTATCGTTCATTAACCGAATCAGAGGAATTCCTTGAAAAAGATATGCAGCCTTATAATAAAGAAGTGCTGATCGATCAGGCAGGTGAAACCATGCGAACTTCCTTTACCCTGGGTTGGGGAGAGTGGAGAGGTTACGGCGCAGCCGAAACCCTTGGTTTTAACGGTGTTATAGATGGAATTATCGACGGTGAGTTCTCATTTGAAGATGGTATGGAAAAAGCGGATAAAAACATAAATACTGTCTTAGACAGACTCTATCGCTAA